AGAATTTTGAATCATTGCAAGTGAGGGCAATTATTTCAAAGTTGCCTCCTAGTTGGAATGATTATCAAAAGAAACCTCTACACATAACTGAATCATTCGTGATGGACCAAATATTGAAGCACCTCCATATGGAGAAAGATGCGATGATTTTCCAATAGAAAGAATTAGCATCTAGTCCTAAGGTGAACTATGTGGACAAGAGGAAGAATCACAACAATGGTCAAGGGTCTAAGAAGAGAAAATCTTCTAGATAAAATGCTATAAGTGCAAAGGATAAGAAAAACAATTGGAAATGTTACAATTGTGACAAAAAAAAGGCATTACAAGGAGTgtgacaaaaaaaatgaataatagCCAAGCAAGTCTTGTTGAAAACAAAGACATTGCAGAGATTGTTGCAACGGTGATTGAGTGGAGAATATCTATGATCTCCGAATTGAACATAGCTTCATCTTCGGTCAATTGAAGTGATTGATGGTACGACTCTAGTGCAACTATGCATGCATGCAATGATAAGTCCATATTTAAGACCTATGAAAATGCCCCCGAAGGACTTCTAGTTGTTATGGACAATCATGACATCACCAAGGTGCATGGAAAAGGAGTTGTGGATTTGCAATTTACTTCCAACAAGAAATTAGTGCTTACTAATGTACTACATATTTTGGACAAGAGGAAGAATCTTGTGTTAGCTGATAGACTTAACAAGTGGTTTTAAAGTTGTATTTGAGTctaacaaaatattttttttttcaaaagtgatGTGTTTGTAGAACAAGGTTATTCATATGATGGAATGTTCAAGTATTAATAAAGTTTCTATTTCTGCTTATATGGTTGATTCTTCCTGCTCTTTATGGCATGGTAGGTTAGGATATGTTAATGGCTATAATCATTGAGTTATAGAAGTTGGCTACAAAGTTAATgaactctctctttcttttgaaaaattaaagagAAGTTACAAATACTTGGATATAGTAGCTGTCTTGAGTCAAATCATACGGTATTCAGATTGAaaccaatgaagaaaaaggtaGCTGCAATTGAGTATCAAGATGCAACTACAAAAATTACAACTGCTTTTTTTGCTATctttaatttcttaaatttcCTTTTACAAAGTGGccgaaaatattttgaaacttCGCATTTGGCACTTAGTAAAATCTGTTTGGATGCTTCTGGCATCTTTAATCAGCCAAAGCTCAGGACTTGAGAGGGCTGAATACAATCTGCCTAAGAGTATAATTGAGTCTTTATACCAAGAGACAACAAACCCTTTACATCTTTCACAAAAgtcaacaacaaaaacaaaattaacaatgagaaaacaagaaaatttcgGCTTTGATATAATGGTGATAATTAGTACCTACAACTCTTGTACATTATATCAATTCAATGGAATGAAGGCATCAATCAACTCTTTCTTTCAATATAAATTAAAAGCTGAACAAATCACCCCTTAGGAGAACATTAAAACTACTCCACTTGCAATTGCCAAAATCAATTGAGTTAAGATACCCAAGTTGCTAATCTTGCAAGAGGAAGACGGAGATGATTTTGGAGACGAATTGCTCCCACCAACATCAGCAACAGGGGTATCTGCAGAAGGGGCAATATGAGGAGCAGGTGCGGGTGCTGCAGTTGGTGGAATGCCAGCGCCAAAAATCGCTTCTGGAAGAAGAACATTTTTTATCTCATAAACGGCGATAGGGTCAGTTGCAACAACACTGCTACTGACTTTTGTTTTAGTCCATCCTGAATCAATAGATACATCTCCAGACACATCTGTGAAATTCAAGGTGTATTGTCCACCGGCATAGGTCATCACCGGGCTCATTTCGCTAAGGTTCTTGAAGTCTGATAGGGAGTAGTAATGCGATAAGGCATGGAAAAGGAGGACTGATTTAATCTGATCATCGGTGAGATTAGACAGAGATGGGTTCTTGAGCTTGGAGAAGGCATCATCTGTTGGGGCAAAAATTGTAATGCCTTCTTCAGTATTGTTGGCTTGGTTTTGGAAAGTTTCTAAGACTTTGATCTTCTCAAGGTAGTTAAGGAAGGTGTGGAATGGACCAGCATAAGAAAGTAAGTGTGTGAGGTTCACATGTTCTGGGGCTGGAGCTGGTGCTGGACTTGAGATTGGAGGAGATCCAACAGATTGTGAATTGACTGATGTAGAGCACCAAACCACCAACATCGAAATAATCATGAAAAACAATTTACCTTCCATTTTCCCcttcacacaaaaaaaaatgaaaaaaatgtcGTATTCAGTTGATGTTCAAGAAGCTCTGTTTCTGCATGACTACTAACTAGATCTGATCTCAGTAACTGAAATTGACTCAAAATAAAAGATCTATGCAATCTGGAAATTAACCCAAGTAGCAAATCCAAGCTTTTAAGTAGATTTCATAACACAATTGCAATTAAGCCCTTTTTTAGAGCCGAACAATTAATCCTCCACCAAATTGAGGCATAGATCTTCATTAACTAGCTTAAAGCATACCACTATCTAAGCCACATGGAAATTTGAAGAACAGAGAATGTAGTCAGTGGAATACGTCAATCAGTTAGTATAATATCTCAATAATTACATCTCATTACTTGCCTGAACAAACCCACAAGGTGGATCTCAAGCAAGCTCAGAACAGAGCCGGAAATtcagcagaaaaatcatgagtccAGCCTAAATGTTTCTAAACAATTGAATCCCACTTCATATTCATCACTTATGTACTGAACCAAACTAGTATTGTGGCTAAAAATCGCAAGCAATGCATTAATTTCAACTGGAATGCAGATCTATATCTACTCatggaaaaacaaaaatgagtcataaagaaaattaaagaacaaTGAACAAATGCAGCAGCTGCACTGGAAGAATTGTGCAAAGGAACAGCAATGAGAAGAGGGCTATATGATGGAAATACCTTTCCTGGCCAGAGCAATTCAGACACAAAAGCTGAAGTTGGGATGATGGAGGAGGCTCTGGGTTTGGAAGTGCTAGGGACAAAGTATATAAAAGAACCAGGGACAGAAAATTTCGGTCTTGGGTGGCAGCTGGTGAAGTGAAAAAGCTAGAGTAGGtacaaactgaaatttgaagaaATCTTTCTGCATAAAGGGGTACTATTTCTTGTATATGTACATACAAACAGACACATCTAGATACACAACTCAACTGATGCGTGCTTGTTgttgtataaattataaaatatgcGCATTGTGTATGTGCTCCACATTTTACTGGGTGTATACGGTCTACACTTTACGTTCACTTTCTATTCGCGTAAATTCATTAGTGAATTTCGAAATAGTTTGATTGGTTCCGTAACCTGATAGTTACCGCTGGATCTTGTGATCGACCTCCGTATGTTATTTCGCTGTGTATTCTTGAGGCAAGACTTTGCACAGCTTTAAGAAATTACTTTGGTCTAAAGGTTGGAATATCCCAagtgaaaaaataaaacattcatTAGTGGATTACTATGTGACAATACGTTGCGGTGGAGTAGGAGTTGTATTGTGCCATTCATGATTTTGATTAATTATTTGTGTCTTTGATTATTGTGGCAGGATGTGGTTATTAACgtaaaaaatttgttaaattattaaagTCTTTTGCATTATATTTCTCTTAGGagtaatttcagaaacctcctctAAAATTTGTGACGATATCAATTGGTACTTCTGAATTTTGAGGAATCTCACATACCACCAttattttcaactttttataACTTTTTCAACACATTTCAAAAGATATAatttaaaaactcattttgggaGAGATAAAATATTTCTATTCTAAAATTACCCTTTTCTTATGGATCTTTAGTTCTCATAACAAACCAAATTAACTCCTTGAGGATTAAAGCATACTAATGAAGTTGAAATACCTTTTGCAATTTTTTAAGTCATTGGTTaaagaaatacaaaagaaaaaattgttaTAATTACAAAAAGTGACATTTTGTGCTTTGAAAATACCTTAAATAAGTTGCTAAATATAttgttaataatttatatttCTCTTATTTTCGAGCCATCAATTTACATAAAAAGTTCGaacattaaaaaaattctaaacaatttataaaattctaaATTCATCCAAAAATACTTTGTAATAAAGAAAGttacttttatgtttttgaAAACACCTCAAATGAGTTTGTAAACATAAGTTTAGACATTGTGTCTATTTTTTATATTCAAATCATTAGTctatataaaaatatttagaaaGTTTAAAATTCTTAAATTCATAAAACTTCTCAAATTAACGAAAACACCTTACATTGAAcgaaataatttttttggctTGAAGCACCTTAAACATACTCTTAATTAGTAGTCCTTTGTACTTTAAAAATATTTGCTAATATAATTTATTCTTTTAGAACCATGTTTTCACACTACTTGTCATTATTTTCAGCATTTTGTAATATATGTTCACTTTTGGAAAAATAGTCGAATAACACAAGGACAATTTTCGCATGAAAATATTTCCTCTCTCCAAATGAGAGTTTcttaataatattttttgaattgaGTTAATAATGTTACAAAAGTTGAAAATATATAAAGGAGGTAGGTGAGATTTCTCAAAATTTAAAGGTATCAAGTGATATTGCCacaaacctcaagggaggtttctcaAATTATCCCTTACTCTTATGCGTGTTATTATTGACTTAGTACATATAATTAATGTGATACTGCTTgcgaattttttttatatagaaaaAAGTTTGAATAGGATCATAAATTACTTACAAGGGTATACCCACCAATAAAGACCTTGCATCAATAGTGATCTTCAAACACTTTTACGAGGAAGTTGCGATCTTTATCAATTTTCAATTGATCCGATGCGTGTTTAGGCTCGTGATACTTTACAAT
Above is a genomic segment from Coffea eugenioides isolate CCC68of chromosome 5, Ceug_1.0, whole genome shotgun sequence containing:
- the LOC113770498 gene encoding fasciclin-like arabinogalactan protein 7 gives rise to the protein MEGKLFFMIISMLVVWCSTSVNSQSVGSPPISSPAPAPAPEHVNLTHLLSYAGPFHTFLNYLEKIKVLETFQNQANNTEEGITIFAPTDDAFSKLKNPSLSNLTDDQIKSVLLFHALSHYYSLSDFKNLSEMSPVMTYAGGQYTLNFTDVSGDVSIDSGWTKTKVSSSVVATDPIAVYEIKNVLLPEAIFGAGIPPTAAPAPAPHIAPSADTPVADVGGSNSSPKSSPSSSCKISNLGILTQLILAIASGVVLMFS